ACAAGAGCACTCCTCTGCTCCTGGCCCCTTCGTCGATTTTATCGTATTACTTTTGATTGTGCTTTTGCTTTGGGCAATTTTTTGGATTTTTCGAAAATAGGTCCATTAAATGCAGAAGAAAATATATAATTTTTTAGATATTCATTTAGATTATTCTCGCCCCTTGTTGCTTGCTTTGTCGGGAGGTCCAGATTCCCTTGCACTCTTTCATTTGTTGATAGAATATAGAGAGAAAAAGCCTTTTGAACTACATGTTGCACATGTTGATCATGGTTGGCGCTTGCAAAGTAAAGTGCAGGCCTTGCATTTAAAAGAGTATGTAGAGGCAAAAAAGGTGCCTTTTTATCTAAAGACTCTTGATCCTTGCATACTTTCTGGAAATTTAGAAGATGCTTGTAGAAAAGAGCGCTTTCTATTTTTTGAAGAGTTACATGTAAAGCATATGTTTCAAGCAGTAGTTTTAGGCCACCATGCTGATGATCAAGCTGAAACGGTTTTAAAGAGGCTTTTAGAAAATGCAAGCTTGATGCATCTATGTGCAATGCAAGAGAATTCTTCATTTAATTCTATGCAGCTCTGGCGCCCTTTTTTAAGTGTGCGAAAAAAAGAAATTCAGAGTTTTTTAGATGAACTGCATATCACTGCAATTATGGATGAGACAAATTTAGATCCTAAGTTTTTAAGAGGGCGTATGAGAACTTTAATCTTTCCTACGCTTGAATTGCAGTTTGGTAAACAAATTGCAAGTTCTCTTGTTCGCTTGGGACAAGAAGCAAAAACTTTGTGTGACTATTTAGATGTAAAAACAAATGAGTTGTGGGACAAGAGGGTTGTAAGTTCTTTTGGTATGTATCTGGATCTTAATTTGGTAAAGTTGCGCCTAGAACAAAGTCATCTTATTAGAAGGATTGCTAAAAGCCTAAATGTAATGCTCACACACCATGTTTTAGAAGCCATCTTAGATTTATTAGAACGGCATGTTGCTAATAAGAGAGTGGAAACAAAGGAGTGCACTTGGTTTATAGATAGAGGATACCTGTTTGTTGTGCATAGAGGTTTTTTAGAAATTATGATGGATAGCAAGCAGAGCTCAGTAGAGCTGGAAGATGGAGTCTATCTTGGAAATTGGAAAGTTATCGTTAAAAGGGTATCTAACAAAGAATTAGAAAAGGCTAGCTGGCAATTTGTATGGCAAGGAAGTGTGGATGTAGTGCTTCCTCTAGGAAAATATACTCTTGCTTTTCCAAATGTTAATGAGATTTATCTTGAAAATAAGACCTCTCTTGATGTTTGGTGGAATAAACATAAGGTTCCCGCTTTTTTACGTTCTTGTGTGCCCGTTGTTAAACAAGGAAGCAAAATTTGTAGGGAATTTTTGAGTGGAGCCTCAAATGATCAAGATTGCGAAGAATACTTGCATATTTCTTTAATCCAAATCAATGAATCTGATATCCTCTCAAAAATATAAAATTTTACGTCGAAGATGGATGCAATAGAATATGGCAAATGATAATAACCTTAAGCAAG
The window above is part of the Chlamydiales bacterium genome. Proteins encoded here:
- the tilS gene encoding tRNA lysidine(34) synthetase TilS produces the protein MQKKIYNFLDIHLDYSRPLLLALSGGPDSLALFHLLIEYREKKPFELHVAHVDHGWRLQSKVQALHLKEYVEAKKVPFYLKTLDPCILSGNLEDACRKERFLFFEELHVKHMFQAVVLGHHADDQAETVLKRLLENASLMHLCAMQENSSFNSMQLWRPFLSVRKKEIQSFLDELHITAIMDETNLDPKFLRGRMRTLIFPTLELQFGKQIASSLVRLGQEAKTLCDYLDVKTNELWDKRVVSSFGMYLDLNLVKLRLEQSHLIRRIAKSLNVMLTHHVLEAILDLLERHVANKRVETKECTWFIDRGYLFVVHRGFLEIMMDSKQSSVELEDGVYLGNWKVIVKRVSNKELEKASWQFVWQGSVDVVLPLGKYTLAFPNVNEIYLENKTSLDVWWNKHKVPAFLRSCVPVVKQGSKICREFLSGASNDQDCEEYLHISLIQINESDILSKI